One Rhododendron vialii isolate Sample 1 chromosome 2a, ASM3025357v1 genomic region harbors:
- the LOC131316530 gene encoding cytokinin riboside 5'-monophosphate phosphoribohydrolase LOG8-like, with protein sequence MRVRKAEMAREADAFIAHPGGYGTVEEVLEMITWSQLGIRKELIRLLNVDGYYHSLLALFDNGVEEGFIKPNARHIILFASTAQ encoded by the exons ATGAGAGTACGTAAAGCTGAAATGGCTAGAGAAGCTGATGCTTTTATTGCTCATCCGG GTGGATATGGAACTGTGGAAGAGGTTCTAGAGATGATAACATGGTCACAACTTGGAATTCGTAAGGAACTG ATTCGTCTGCTAAATGTTGATGGGTACTACCACTCTTTGCTTGCATTATTTGACAATGGTGTTGAAGAAGGTTTCATCAAGCCAAATGCTCGACACATCATCCTTTTCGCGTCAACTGCACAATAA